The Scylla paramamosain isolate STU-SP2022 chromosome 20, ASM3559412v1, whole genome shotgun sequence nucleotide sequence AGAATTGGCTGTCCAGTAAGAGAGCGTCCCCACTAGCAACGTTTTGTCAACCGACATGTTGACAATGTCCAAAACAGAACATTCAACATCTGGGTACATATTCGACAGTTATGTATGAAAATCTGGCGGTTAGATTGTTGACCAACGCGTTGGCTACAGGAGTCGACTTGATGAAGCTGTCATCAACAAATTTCTAACAACACGTTGACAATAATTTTGTCAACAGTCGAACATCTTGCTGCTTACCATGTTGTACCTTGTGTAGCCGACTtgatttgttgttattgtggacGCACCGTGACATTTAGAAATACACAGTGGTCAGTCTTAGGAGACTGGACACAGTACTAGTGTTATATTTCATAGGCACAATGGATCACAACAAGACAAACGGGCATGAAAGATACTTTACAAAGGATAATTTTATTCGCTGCTCCCGAACGGTTCCGTTATGTTTATCTCTCCGCACAATACAACAAGTACAATATTTCCTTCTATTTAACAACAATCTTTCTTATCGCCCATAGCCATAACCGCCATATCCACCATAACCACCGCTGTGTCCGCCGCCATGTCCACCTCCATATCCACCACCATGGCCACCACCATATCCGCCTCCATGGCCGCCACCATAGCCGCCGCCATGGCCGCTGCCATATCCTCCGCCGTGTCCGCTGCCGTATCCTCCACTGTGACCACTGCCATAGCCGCCACCGTGACCGCCGCCATAGCCGCCACCGTGACCGCCGCCGTGACCGCCGCCATAGCCGCCGCCGTGACCGCCTCCATAGCCGCCGCCGTGACCGCCGCCGTAGCCGCCGCCGTGACCGCCACCATAGCCGCCGCCGTGGCTGCGGCGGTATCCAGGCTCAGGTTCGGCGCTGGCCAGAGCTGCGACCACCAACAGGAACACACCGAGTACTGGAAACACctgcaacacaccaccacaacaaactaAGTACTGCAAACACCTGCAGCACACCACCCCAACACACTGAGTACTGCAGACACCTGCAACACACCACTACAAACACACTGGATAGTGCAAACACCtataacacaccaccacaacacaatgaGTACTGATAAatacctgccacacacacacacacacacacacacacacacacacacacacacacacgtaatattGTGGTGAGGGACTTACAGTCTTAGACATGATGTGTTGTTGAATCggtgttgttaagtgatagtGGCCCTTGCCTCCACTCCCGTTATATACTCTGTATCACCttcaccactccctctcccctttcaccGATCCAAGCCAGCCATCACTGACGCTCGCTGACCTTAGGCACTGTGAACGGGGAGAGGGTACACAACACACTGCCGTGGTACTGCTGGTGGTGCAGCTTGTACTAGTGTTGGTACTGCATGGTGATGaacaagaggtggaggaggaaggaggaggatggagagtggTTCCCATGGGGGATTTGGTGATATGTGTGGTGAAGATTAGAGGAGGTGTTGACTTAAGTGGTCAGcaattcctcctcttatcttatGAAGCGAACTGAAAGTCAAGGATAAACCTTTATTGAActccccttttatttttcatcgaaacttttcattccattttaCAAAGCATTTAGTCCCGCCATGCAAAACatgaatatttatataaatatatgtcGCCTTAACGTTCTCGTCACCTAAAGAGTAATACCAAtaagacaat carries:
- the LOC135110099 gene encoding uncharacterized protein LOC135110099; translated protein: MSRAVFAVLSVLLLVAAALASADPEPGYRRSHGGGYGGGHGGGYGGGHGGGYGGGGYGGYGGGHGGGYGGGRGGGYGGGYSGGGYGGGYGGGYGGGYGGGGHGGSYGGYGYGRCLSGGKGHYHLTTPIQQHIMSKTVFPVLGVFLLVVAALASAEPEPGYRRSHGGGYGGGHGGGYGGGHGGGYGGGHGGGYGGGHGGGHGGGYGGGHGGGYGSGHSGGYGSGHGGGYGSGHGGGYGGGHGGGYGGGHGGGYGGGHGGGHSGGYGGYGGYGYGR